The genomic stretch CCGAATCTTCATGATCACGTCGAGAAGCTCCGGATTCATCTCATGGCTTCCGTCCGGCACCAGTGTGCCGTCAATATCTGATACGATCAGTTTAATCATCTCTTATCCCTCCTGGTTATGAGCATCCAGCGGACCTTCTGTGTCCGCTTACGCGTTCAATGAGCTGCATAGCCCCTTCATTTCCTGATAAACACGTCCTACAGGCAATCCTAC from Anaerotignum faecicola encodes the following:
- a CDS encoding hydrolase codes for the protein MIKLIVSDIDGTLVPDGSHEMNPELLDVIMKIR